The following proteins are co-located in the Amblyraja radiata isolate CabotCenter1 chromosome 8, sAmbRad1.1.pri, whole genome shotgun sequence genome:
- the calm2 gene encoding calmodulin-2 → MADQLTEEQIAEFKEAFSLFDKDGDGTITTKELGTVMRSLGQNPTEAELQDMINEVDADGNGTIDFPEFLTMMARKMKDTDSEEEIREAFRVFDKDGNGYISAAELRHVMTNLGEKLTDEEVDEMIREADIDGDGQVNYEEFVQMMTAK, encoded by the exons ATG GCTGATCAACTAACAGAAGAGCAGATTGCTG AATTCAAAGAGGCATTTTCACTGTTTGACAAAGATGGGGATGGTACCATAACAACAAAGGAGCTTGGAACAGTTATGCGGTCACTAGGCCAGAATCCAACTGAAGCAGAACTACAGGATATGATTAATGAAGTGGATGCTGATG GCAATGGAACAATCGACTTTCCAGAATTTCTGACAATGATGGCAAGAAAAATGAAAGATACAGATAGTGAGGAAGAAATCAGAGAAGCGTTCCGAGTGTTTGATAAG GATGGTAATGGGTATATCAGTGCTGCAGAACTTCGTCACGTAATGACAAACCTGGGAGAAAAATTGACAGATGAAGAAGTTGATGAAATGATCAGAGAagcagatatagatggtgatggtcAAGTGAACTATGAAG AGTTCGTACAAATGATGACTGCAAAGTGA